AAGCGGTCCTTATTATTGGAGTATCTGAATTTTTTCTTACTCGGCGGAAAATAGTCCATACTGCCATACCATTTCTCTTTAAATTGAAAGGGCATTAGATTCTGATGAATATAATACGTTTGATGAAATCCCTTTTGTTTTAACAAAGAAGTCAATTCCCTTTGCCGATCCCATTTTTCAAAACTGTCGAATCCTTTAAGGATCATAGGATGACCCTTTTCAAAAGTTAATAAATAGACACTGCTTTGAATATGGTGGACTTTCTTTGGCTTACGATTTAAATAAGAGAGGAGACGAGTGTTAAAGACACTGTCTCCTTGATAATTAGTAGTCATCGCTTTCATCTACATATGTCGGTATCCCAAATGTTTCAGGCGCACGAACGCCCCCGAATTGGCCTGGCTGGCCTCCCATTTGTCCAGGTAACATAGCTTCCGGCTGACCACCAAGCTGACCGCGCATCATGTCTGGCTGACCACCAAATTGTCCCGGCATCATCCCTGGTTGGCCTCCATTTTGGCCGCCCATCATCATGTCCGGCTGACCACCAAATTGTCTCGGCATCATACCTGGCTGGCCTGGGTTTTGGCCGAACATCATACCTGGCTGACCTGGGTTTTGACCGCCCATCATCATGTCCGGCTGACCACCAAATTGTCTCGGCATCATACCTGGCTGACCTGGGTTTTGGCCGAACATCATACCTGGCTGGCCTCCGTTTTGACCACCCATCATACCTGGCTGACCTGGGTTTTGACCGCCCATCATCATGTCCGGCTGACCACCAAATTGTCTCGGACCTGGGTTTTGGCCGCCCATCATCATGTCCGGCTGACCACCAAATTGTCTCGGCATCATGCATTGACCTGGGTTTTGACCGCCCGCCCATCATTGACCTGGGTTTTGGCCGCCCATCATCATACCTGACTGATATGGGTTTTGGCTGCCCATCATCATGTCTGCATTGGCTGGCCTCCGTTTTGGCCACCCAACTGCTGGTATGGGTTTTGACCACCCATCATCCATCCGGCTGACCTGGTTTTGACCGCCCATCATCATTTTGTTTTGGCCGCCCATCATCATGTGGCATAGGTTTTGGCCGCCCATCATCATGCTGGCCTGGGTTTTTCCGTTTTGGCCGCCCATCATCATACCTACTGGCTGCCTATAGGTTTTGGCCGCCCATCTGGCTGACCTGGGTTTTGGCCGCCCATCATCATTGGAAGTTTTGGCCGCCCATCATCATCTCCTGGCCTGGGTTTTGGCCGCCCATCATCATCTGGCTGACCTGGGTTTTGGCCGCCCATCATCATACCTGGCTGACCTGGGTTTTGGCCGCCCATCATCATACCTGGCTGGCCTGGGTTTTGGCCGCCCATCATCATGTCATATGATTCTTCTGACTCATCTTCATATTGGAATGGCATCTCCATTCCCATCTGAGACTGTTTCGGTGACATCCCTGGGTATGGGGCCTGCTGCTGTGATTGAACGGATTGATATTGGTGATAATCTGGATGGTGATGTGCATTGGCATCCATTTTTTTGTTCCCTTGATACTGCCCCTTCACTCCCGGCCCATAAGTTCCAAGTAACCCCTTATTACAGCCGCAATCCTCCTCATCCTCACCGGCAGTCTGGGAATAATGCTGAGGGTAGTTTTGATTGTATGAAGAAGGCGATTCGCCTGGTGACTCATAATCTTGTTGCATATATGAACCTGCTGCCTGAGCTTGTTGATTCATCCCTCCATAATAATGGTGCGGAACCGGTGCAGAGGCTTGATATGGATAATGTTGCTGGCTTGTTGCATTCATGCTCGCCCCTTGGACGAATCCTTGATCCATCATTTGCATGTCAGGAGATTCCACCCATGTATCAGAGCTCTCTTCCATCATTTGATAACCTTGTATTTCCGGAGCCGCCTGATACCCTTGTGCGCCTTGATATGGTGCTTGTTGCATACCTTGCATGTGCATTTGCGCCCATGGTGGCGGCTGAATACAATGACCGCTTCCAGGCAAGATTGGCGTTACTGGAATACAATCATCCACCGGCTCACTATATTCCTGAGCTGGCTGTACAGCTGGCTTTTTCTTCTTTTTGGTTACTGGCTCTTCTTTTTTCTTTGGTAAAGGTGGTGGTGCTGGAGGCTTTTGCACACTCATATTGGTCATGTTGACCATATAATAATTATTGATGTCGATCTCCGGAATCACCGGCATGGGCACTGGCACTTCTTTTGGAACGATTACTTGCTTTTCTTTAATGATTGGCTTTGGCTGAACGATTTTCTGCTCTTTCTTAACTGGCTGTGGAACGATTTTCTGCTCTTTTACTGGTTTTTGAATGATAGGTTGCTCTTTTATCGGCTGTTGAAATTTTGGCTGCTCTTTTACCGGCAGTTGAAATTTCGGCTGTTCTTTTACTGGTTGTTGAAATTTCGGCTGTTCTTTAACAGCCGGTTTTTGCATAATTTGCTGCTCTTTCTTAGGTGCTGACTGAGGCTGGAACTGTTGAGTTTGGGATTCTTTCATTCCCGGCTGAATATTCACGTTTGGTTTACCCGTTTCTTTTATTACAGCTCCGGATGTCCCTGGTATTTTAATTTTCATTCCAGGCATCATCATGTCCGGGTTGCTTAATTGTGCGTTAACTTTTTTAAGTTCTTCAAAACTGACGCCGTATTTTTTGGCGAGTTTCCAAAGTGTATCGCCTTTTTGGACTATATGAATTTTCACGCTGTTAACCCCTCCTGTGCATATGTCCATATATTCTATGAAGCAGTGGGTGAATTGCTATTATTTTTATCATGAAAACATATGCGTGAAAAATGACTTTTATGATTGGATCAATGATTTAGGGACATAGAAGGTACTTTTTTGGAGAGGAAATAAATGATGGGACATCTCGTAAAAGGAAATTCACCCCTTTGGATTCCATTCCTGAAACGCTTCTTTCAGGCTTCTGTCTAAACTCAGGGAAATCCGGGTATAAGAAAGTAATGACCTAAGGCTTTGTCTTCAGGTACTTATCTTACATCCCTGGGGGTAATAATAATGAAATGGAAAGGTAGACAGGGCAGCTCGAACGTCGAGGACAAAAGAGGCATGAGCACAAAAGGCATGGCCGGAATCGGCGGAGGGGTCGGATTGGTAATTGTCTTGATCGTGACGCTCCTTGGCGGTAATCCAAGCGAATTGCTAGGCAGCTTGAATTCCACTGAATCAAACAATGGCGGCTCTTATGTCGAAACTGATGAAGAGAAGGAACTTGCGCAGTTTGTATCTGTCGTCCTAGCAGAAACGGAGCAGGTCTGGACAGAAGAATTCCGTAAAAATGGACTGGAATATAAGGAACCGAACCTTGTCCTGTATTCGGGTAGTGTCGAATCGGCATGCGGGATGGCAGCTTCTTCGGTAGGGCCATTTTATTGTCCGGGTGACATGAAACTATATATTGATCTCAGCTTTTATCAAGAGTTAAAGCAAGAATTCCAGGCACCCGGGGATTTCGCCATGGCCTATGTCATTGCCCACGAAGTCGGACATCACGTTCAGACACTTCTAGGGACAACGGAAAAGGAAATGCCCGATCGTTCAAAGGTCAGCGAGACCGAATATAATAGGTTTTCTGTACGTCTTGAATTACAGGCCGATTATTTGGCTGGAGTTTGGGCACATCATGTCCAAGGAGAGAATTTGCTTGAAGAAGGCGATCTTGAGGAGGCCTTGAATGCAGCAAGTGGTGTGGGGGATGACCGTATCCAAGAAAGAGCACAAGGGTACGTGGTGCCAGACAGCTTCACGCATGGTACTTCCGAACAGAGGAAACGGTGGTTCAATAAAGGATTTAAATCCGGTGATATGAATGAAGGCAATACTTTTAAAGCGAATAACCTTTAAAAGTTCTTACCTGTTTCGATTACATAATAAAAAGGGGGTCTAATCCCCCTTTTTATTATGATCCAAAATCTTTTTAGAAAGCACTGACTCAAACGCGCTCGAGCATTCTGTTTAATGCTAGGATGGCATTATCCGCAATGTTCTTTTCCACTTTTATCGGATTGATGATGATACCTTCTTCAATGGATTCAAGCGCCCATAGCAGGTGAGGCAGATCAATCCGGTTCATTGTAAGACATGGACACATATTCGGATTTAACGAGATGATGTTCTTGTCAGGATTATTGGCGATAAGACGCTTGACAAGGTTCATTTCCGTGCCGATTGCCCAAGAACTACCTGGTTCGGCTTTTTCGATCATATTTATAATATACGATGTCGAACCCGCATAATCTGACAAGGCGACTACTTCACGGCGACATTCGGGATGAACGATGATATTCATTTCAGGCTGCTCCGCTCTAAGCGTTTCAATATTCGCCGTAGTGAAATTTTCATGGACTGAACAATGTCCTTTCCAAAGAAGTACCTTCAGATCTTCCAGTTCCCCTT
The DNA window shown above is from Peribacillus sp. FSL P2-0133 and carries:
- a CDS encoding neutral zinc metallopeptidase, coding for MKWKGRQGSSNVEDKRGMSTKGMAGIGGGVGLVIVLIVTLLGGNPSELLGSLNSTESNNGGSYVETDEEKELAQFVSVVLAETEQVWTEEFRKNGLEYKEPNLVLYSGSVESACGMAASSVGPFYCPGDMKLYIDLSFYQELKQEFQAPGDFAMAYVIAHEVGHHVQTLLGTTEKEMPDRSKVSETEYNRFSVRLELQADYLAGVWAHHVQGENLLEEGDLEEALNAASGVGDDRIQERAQGYVVPDSFTHGTSEQRKRWFNKGFKSGDMNEGNTFKANNL
- the safA gene encoding SafA/ExsA family spore coat assembly protein — protein: MKIHIVQKGDTLWKLAKKYGVSFEELKKVNAQLSNPDMMMPGMKIKIPGTSGAVIKETGKPNVNIQPGMKESQTQQFQPQSAPKKEQQIMQKPAVKEQPKFQQPVKEQPKFQLPVKEQPKFQQPIKEQPIIQKPVKEQKIVPQPVKKEQKIVQPKPIIKEKQVIVPKEVPVPMPVIPEIDINNYYMVNMTNMSVQKPPAPPPLPKKKEEPVTKKKKKPAVQPAQEYSEPVDDCIPVTPILPGSGHCIQPPPWAQMHMQGMQQAPYQGAQGYQAAPEIQGYQMMEESSDTWVESPDMQMMDQGFVQGASMNATSQQHYPYQASAPVPHHYYGGMNQQAQAAGSYMQQDYESPGESPSSYNQNYPQHYSQTAGEDEEDCGCNKGLLGTYGPGVKGQYQGNKKMDANAHHHPDYHQYQSVQSQQQAPYPGMSPKQSQMGMEMPFQYEDESEESYDMMMGGQNPGQPGMMMGGQNPGQPGMMMGGQNPGQPDDDGRPKPRPGDDDGRPKLPMMMGGQNPGQPDGRPKPIGSQ